In one window of Desulforhabdus amnigena DNA:
- a CDS encoding ABC transporter permease, which produces MISYLGRRAATYFLVFVTALSVNFFLPRAIPGNPIEELSSGVGNLPVQLDPQTLKALRRHYGLDLPISVQFYNYIKGLACGDLGWSISYRAPVGGILVERFPWTLLLTLSALLLSFSAALFLGTHSGWKKRREWRVLVPAVCLESMPPFVLGSLLLILLSVKIPIFPLSGAYSPFSEFTGFGKVLDLAYHAALPVLVLAASSFFSAYLVVRSSVLLVTDEPYVLMAEIKGLPERRVRYHYVLRNALLPVVTFFGLRLAYSAGGAILVEVLFAYPGIGRLSYEAVLSHDYPLLQGAFLAFTLWVLLINFCTDCLYVNLDPRVKEV; this is translated from the coding sequence GTGATTTCCTATCTCGGCAGGAGGGCCGCGACCTACTTTCTAGTGTTTGTGACAGCGCTCTCGGTCAATTTTTTTCTTCCCCGGGCCATCCCGGGGAATCCCATCGAGGAGTTGAGCAGTGGAGTGGGGAATCTGCCCGTCCAGCTCGATCCTCAAACACTCAAGGCCCTTCGAAGACATTACGGACTCGATCTCCCCATCTCTGTTCAATTTTATAATTATATCAAAGGATTGGCTTGTGGAGACCTGGGCTGGTCCATCAGCTATCGCGCACCGGTGGGAGGCATTCTGGTGGAACGGTTCCCATGGACTCTCCTTTTGACTTTGAGTGCTCTTCTTTTGAGCTTCTCCGCTGCCCTGTTTCTCGGGACCCATTCCGGATGGAAGAAAAGACGGGAGTGGCGGGTGCTCGTTCCCGCAGTTTGCCTGGAAAGCATGCCGCCTTTTGTGCTGGGGAGCCTGTTGCTGATCCTGCTGAGTGTGAAGATCCCGATCTTTCCCTTGAGCGGTGCGTACAGTCCCTTTTCAGAATTCACGGGTTTTGGAAAGGTGCTGGATCTGGCGTATCATGCGGCGCTACCGGTACTTGTGCTCGCCGCATCGAGCTTTTTTTCCGCTTATCTCGTGGTGAGGAGTTCAGTGCTTCTGGTGACCGACGAACCCTATGTGCTCATGGCGGAAATAAAGGGGTTGCCCGAGCGACGGGTGCGCTACCATTACGTGTTGAGAAACGCGTTGCTTCCTGTGGTGACCTTCTTCGGGCTGCGGCTTGCTTATTCTGCCGGCGGAGCCATCCTCGTGGAGGTCCTTTTCGCCTATCCCGGCATCGGGCGCCTGAGCTACGAAGCGGTCCTCAGCCATGATTATCCACTGCTCCAGGGGGCTTTTCTGGCTTTTACCCTCTGGGTCCTTCTCATCAATTTTTGCACGGATTGCCTTTATGTGAACCTGGATCCGCGCGTGAAGGAGGTGTGA
- a CDS encoding ABC transporter substrate-binding protein, translated as MILRLVGAAWLAIFLLCSCSGGGESFSEAGEGSGTGDAIEIHLPGGDWGMPTPFTFYPRGMGYVHLSLIYDTLVWKDHQGTIPWLAKNWECSQDGLVWTFHLHPGVQWQDGKPLTARDVRFTFDYLKRYPVEWFSLEKVRDVEVPNDLTAVFYLESPYAPFLNQIAGSVPILPEHIWRDVSNPRETSAPDRVVGSGPYRLVQYDKAQGAYAYDANPAFFLGEPRVRKLFFVPVGDPVAALERGVVAEATVPASLLAKFREDKRFQLLSGPSYWVLNLQFNLNRFPFSEVQVRHALAHAVDRKALIEQSVPGGLEGAKPGNPGFMSPDSNWYDPSLKDLYSYDPVRSRELLEMAGIGDRNEDGVCEDSNGKPMQFTLLTTSSYLREAEALQLMLRKIGFTLDLKSLDIKTLDAMVREGRFDLALTGHGGLGGDPSIIYGFGGARDDPFSAGMPKDPEYLRTAELLSIRSDPAERMALCKTMQQLYARELPVLPLYYPVWFIAYRPDVFQGWFYTGEGGIGIGVPLPYNKLAFIKGRKP; from the coding sequence ATGATACTTCGACTTGTGGGCGCAGCCTGGCTTGCGATTTTTTTGCTCTGTTCCTGCAGTGGAGGAGGTGAAAGCTTTTCCGAAGCCGGGGAAGGATCGGGAACGGGTGATGCCATAGAAATTCATCTGCCCGGCGGGGACTGGGGGATGCCGACTCCTTTTACCTTCTACCCGAGAGGAATGGGCTACGTTCATTTGAGCCTCATTTATGACACCCTGGTCTGGAAGGACCACCAGGGGACCATCCCCTGGCTGGCGAAGAACTGGGAATGCTCACAGGATGGCCTGGTCTGGACTTTCCACCTGCACCCGGGTGTGCAATGGCAGGATGGAAAGCCTCTCACCGCGCGTGATGTCCGCTTCACCTTCGATTACCTGAAGCGTTACCCCGTAGAGTGGTTTTCTCTGGAAAAAGTCCGTGATGTGGAAGTTCCAAACGATCTGACCGCCGTCTTTTACCTGGAGAGTCCTTATGCCCCTTTTTTGAACCAGATTGCAGGGAGCGTGCCCATTCTTCCCGAGCACATCTGGCGGGACGTTTCGAATCCTCGGGAGACTTCCGCTCCGGATCGCGTAGTGGGGAGCGGACCCTATCGCCTGGTGCAATATGACAAGGCTCAGGGGGCTTATGCCTACGATGCGAATCCGGCATTTTTCCTTGGAGAGCCCCGAGTGCGGAAGCTTTTTTTCGTACCCGTTGGAGATCCCGTGGCGGCTCTTGAACGCGGTGTCGTGGCCGAGGCGACCGTTCCTGCATCTCTTTTGGCGAAGTTCCGAGAAGATAAAAGGTTTCAGTTGCTTTCCGGCCCTTCTTATTGGGTGTTGAACCTGCAGTTCAACCTCAACCGGTTCCCTTTTTCGGAGGTGCAAGTCCGTCACGCCCTGGCTCACGCCGTCGATCGCAAGGCACTGATCGAACAGTCCGTTCCCGGAGGCCTCGAAGGAGCGAAGCCCGGCAACCCGGGGTTCATGTCCCCGGACTCCAACTGGTACGATCCCTCCTTGAAAGACCTTTATTCCTACGATCCCGTCCGGAGTCGTGAGCTCCTGGAAATGGCCGGTATCGGGGATCGGAACGAAGATGGGGTCTGTGAAGATTCCAACGGAAAACCCATGCAGTTCACACTCCTCACCACCTCATCCTATCTGCGCGAAGCCGAAGCGCTGCAGTTGATGCTGCGAAAAATCGGTTTCACCCTGGATCTCAAGTCTCTCGACATCAAGACCCTGGATGCCATGGTGCGGGAAGGCCGCTTCGACCTGGCCCTCACAGGGCACGGGGGGCTCGGGGGAGACCCATCCATCATCTATGGATTCGGGGGTGCGCGGGACGATCCTTTTTCTGCCGGCATGCCGAAAGACCCGGAATACCTTCGGACAGCCGAATTGCTCTCCATCCGTTCTGATCCCGCAGAACGCATGGCCCTCTGCAAAACCATGCAGCAGCTCTACGCACGTGAACTTCCCGTACTTCCTCTCTATTATCCGGTATGGTTCATCGCTTATCGGCCGGACGTTTTTCAGGGTTGGTTTTATACGGGAGAGGGCGGCATCGGCATAGGCGTTCCACTGCCCTATAACAAACTCGCTTTCATAAAGGGAAGGAAGCCGTGA
- a CDS encoding SH3 domain-containing protein: MKRIIGLTLVCFTLLSDPAFAATKSIGKDNVNIRSGPSLNDKIIYEAPLGYPIKIEKEQGKWVFFRDWENDAGWVYKSFVSEIPTAVVLVKVANVRNSPGTAHKVVAKVHRGEIYKIVGKKGDWIKLGYYSGGEEIGWIRRDLLFGD, from the coding sequence GTGAAAAGAATCATCGGATTGACTTTAGTATGTTTCACTCTGTTGTCGGATCCTGCTTTTGCCGCGACAAAAAGCATTGGAAAAGACAACGTGAACATACGCTCAGGACCGAGCCTCAATGATAAAATCATTTATGAAGCACCTCTCGGATATCCAATCAAAATAGAAAAAGAGCAGGGCAAATGGGTTTTCTTCCGGGATTGGGAAAACGATGCCGGGTGGGTATATAAATCTTTTGTCTCCGAAATTCCAACAGCGGTGGTGCTTGTAAAGGTTGCGAATGTAAGGAATTCACCGGGAACGGCGCATAAAGTGGTAGCGAAGGTGCATCGGGGGGAAATCTATAAAATAGTTGGAAAGAAAGGAGACTGGATAAAGCTTGGCTATTACTCAGGGGGAGAAGAGATAGGCTGGATCAGGCGCGACCTTCTATTTGGCGATTAA
- a CDS encoding Tim44 domain-containing protein, producing the protein MNVRKHYILLFLTLFLFGFSILMESTAWARAGGGRSMGSRGSRSFSSPQMPSSSSLGSPGMSMPGRNSFPGSPTQPSGGFFGRSPFMQGLAGGLAGGLLGSLLFGGTGHASPGGFGGGGIGLMDIAILGLILYLAYRFFKKRREQNAAAASYYGTPPQADNYEGFSQTGGSYAYGTAHEPVRGYSQLEQGIDQIRRYDPGFDEERFKETVQDLFFRIQAGWMNRSLEGIESILTGEMADFFRREFESMRQRNVINRLENIAIRKVELAEAWQEAGNEYITVLITANLLDYTVDATTREVVEGDKLNPVKFKEFWTFTRDIGAPGWRLSAIDQA; encoded by the coding sequence ATGAATGTGAGGAAACATTATATTCTTTTGTTTTTAACTCTGTTTTTGTTTGGATTTTCCATCCTTATGGAATCGACCGCCTGGGCGAGAGCCGGTGGGGGGCGCTCTATGGGAAGCCGTGGAAGCAGGAGCTTCTCGTCGCCTCAGATGCCGTCAAGTTCGTCATTGGGTTCGCCGGGTATGAGCATGCCCGGCAGGAATTCCTTTCCCGGCAGCCCCACTCAGCCGTCAGGCGGGTTCTTTGGTCGTAGCCCCTTCATGCAGGGGCTGGCCGGCGGCCTTGCAGGTGGGCTCCTCGGAAGTCTCCTGTTTGGTGGAACGGGACATGCCTCGCCCGGCGGTTTTGGCGGAGGCGGTATAGGACTCATGGATATCGCGATCCTGGGCCTTATCCTGTACCTTGCTTACAGGTTTTTCAAAAAACGGCGTGAGCAGAATGCTGCTGCGGCAAGCTACTACGGAACCCCACCTCAGGCGGACAACTACGAGGGATTTTCTCAAACGGGAGGATCCTATGCTTACGGGACGGCTCATGAACCGGTGCGCGGCTACAGTCAACTGGAGCAGGGCATCGATCAGATCAGGCGTTATGACCCCGGTTTCGACGAGGAGAGATTCAAGGAGACCGTTCAGGACCTTTTCTTTCGTATTCAGGCCGGCTGGATGAACCGAAGTCTGGAAGGGATTGAAAGCATCCTCACAGGCGAAATGGCCGATTTCTTCCGCCGGGAGTTCGAGTCCATGAGACAGAGGAATGTGATCAATCGCCTGGAGAACATAGCCATCCGCAAGGTTGAACTTGCCGAAGCGTGGCAGGAAGCGGGGAATGAATACATCACCGTTCTCATTACGGCCAACTTGCTTGATTACACGGTGGATGCGACGACCCGCGAAGTGGTGGAAGGAGATAAACTGAATCCGGTGAAGTTTAAAGAATTTTGGACATTTACAAGAGATATCGGTGCGCCCGGATGGCGGCTTTCCGCCATCGATCAGGCATAG
- a CDS encoding sigma-54-dependent transcriptional regulator, giving the protein MKRIMIVDDDTSLTRTLELYFRGKEYDVSVFRTGREALDHWQTEEPDLVLLDVQLPDIDGPEVLENAKREELQGEVVMITAFHDTEATLKAIRLGAADYLYKPIDLDALDLLLEKILLQKAQRERLAKLSHVISKSYKSNQIIGRSKAMIEVVKAIAQVAQTPASVLIEGETGTGKELVAQTIHQEAAPEEPFVAINCAAIVENLLESELFGHERGAFTGAIHRKVGKLEIAGRGTLFLDEIGEFPLQLQAKLLRVLQEREFQRVGGVNTISMPARIVAATNRDLRAMVEEGAFREDLYFRLKVFVIRIPPLRERVEDIIPLTEYFVHRLNQEMGKKVSRIPNAHLEALKGYDWPGNVRELQNVLRRGMIHSKGEIFELDEDWVRKKDLTQPGGSEEPSWPAEEEEELQSLEEVEKAHIMKVLRRTRGNYGDACRILGISRPTLRRKINEYNLLVEL; this is encoded by the coding sequence ATGAAGAGAATCATGATCGTCGATGACGATACTTCCCTCACAAGGACCCTCGAACTCTATTTCAGGGGCAAGGAATATGACGTATCCGTTTTCAGAACGGGGAGGGAAGCCCTCGACCACTGGCAGACGGAGGAGCCGGACTTGGTGCTCCTCGACGTACAGCTCCCGGACATAGACGGTCCCGAAGTACTGGAGAATGCCAAGCGCGAGGAGCTTCAAGGGGAGGTCGTCATGATCACGGCCTTTCACGATACGGAAGCGACCCTCAAGGCCATTCGCCTCGGGGCGGCCGATTATCTGTACAAACCCATCGACCTTGACGCCCTGGACCTGCTGCTGGAGAAGATCCTCCTGCAAAAGGCACAAAGGGAGAGGTTGGCGAAGCTCAGCCATGTCATCTCCAAGTCGTACAAGTCCAACCAGATCATCGGCCGCAGCAAGGCCATGATCGAAGTCGTTAAGGCCATTGCCCAGGTGGCTCAAACGCCTGCGAGCGTGCTCATCGAGGGGGAAACGGGAACGGGAAAGGAGCTGGTCGCTCAGACCATCCACCAGGAAGCCGCTCCCGAGGAACCCTTTGTTGCCATAAACTGTGCAGCCATCGTGGAAAACCTCCTGGAAAGCGAGCTTTTCGGCCATGAGCGAGGGGCTTTCACCGGAGCGATACACCGAAAGGTGGGGAAACTCGAGATTGCCGGGAGAGGCACCTTGTTCCTGGACGAGATTGGGGAGTTTCCGCTCCAGCTCCAGGCCAAACTTCTCAGGGTCCTGCAGGAGCGGGAATTCCAGAGGGTGGGCGGCGTAAACACGATATCCATGCCCGCCCGCATTGTCGCCGCCACCAACCGTGATCTGAGAGCCATGGTTGAAGAGGGCGCCTTCAGAGAGGACCTCTATTTTCGGCTCAAGGTTTTTGTGATCCGTATTCCTCCCCTGCGGGAGCGTGTTGAAGATATCATCCCTCTTACGGAGTACTTCGTGCATCGGTTGAATCAGGAGATGGGCAAGAAGGTGTCCCGCATTCCGAATGCCCACCTCGAGGCGCTGAAAGGCTACGACTGGCCGGGCAATGTGCGGGAGCTTCAAAATGTGCTGCGCCGGGGGATGATCCATTCCAAGGGAGAGATCTTCGAATTGGATGAGGATTGGGTGCGGAAGAAGGATCTTACCCAGCCGGGTGGATCGGAGGAGCCCTCGTGGCCCGCCGAGGAGGAGGAAGAGCTGCAGAGCCTGGAAGAGGTCGAAAAGGCTCACATCATGAAGGTGCTCCGACGTACCCGGGGCAACTACGGAGATGCCTGCAGGATACTCGGAATCAGCCGCCCCACGCTGCGCAGAAAAATCAATGAGTACAACCTGCTTGTAGAACTCTAG
- a CDS encoding PAS domain-containing sensor histidine kinase — MLQIKKKISHRFFLAILLIVVIPIGIMGYESYILAKKTLITLAFQHMATVAENKANHLGSWLEERLDDVGILSRLPVIREACQRYCESLNNPSEMPEDLLKDTLGIIERRSPSYETISIVLPNGKVLASTHPELVGNQNFVALEEIKRVQKSERPVLGPVYRNPGKEGWYFRIAARINAREGRTLAFIVAVLDLSKTIDPIMVERIGLGETGETYLVNKDRKIISESRFLDWSETYDQSFDTYGISSVLSEKKGTAIYENYMGWEVLGSYVWLPRYQWGILAEMEADEILGPLRWIKAIGVSTTVLVGFVCLLMAYLVSRRVSMPIVQVTEAAEKMAQGDLHQRIPFSSEDEVGRLARSFNLMAQQLSQSITSLKQKEESLQKAYNELIAAQEQLLRSERMAAVGELVASVAHEMRGPLSSIRLNLQIMGRALREDAVLHEHYEIAFDQVMQMERMFSDLLNYSKPLELQKKDIPLETLIDRCLRELEGELSVRSIGVERSIEPDLPPIIGDPDKIEQVLINVLKNALEASRSNGKIRVSATMGEGPSGAGVTIAVTDHGAGISRRNLKTIFQPFFTTKKKGTGLGLAIVKKIMDAHRGKISVESEEGKGTTVRLSLPGVGGAQ; from the coding sequence ATGCTTCAAATAAAGAAGAAAATCTCGCATCGATTCTTTCTGGCTATTTTGCTGATCGTTGTGATTCCCATCGGCATCATGGGCTACGAAAGTTACATATTGGCGAAAAAGACGCTCATTACCCTGGCTTTTCAGCACATGGCTACCGTGGCCGAAAACAAGGCAAATCATCTGGGATCCTGGCTCGAGGAGCGACTGGACGATGTCGGTATCCTTTCACGGCTGCCGGTCATCCGTGAAGCCTGTCAACGCTATTGTGAAAGTCTCAATAATCCTTCGGAAATGCCGGAGGACCTGCTCAAGGATACCCTGGGGATCATCGAAAGGCGATCTCCATCTTACGAAACCATTTCTATTGTATTGCCGAACGGTAAGGTCCTCGCTTCGACGCACCCTGAACTTGTCGGCAATCAGAATTTTGTGGCCCTTGAAGAAATCAAGCGGGTGCAGAAGAGCGAGAGACCCGTCCTTGGCCCTGTATACAGGAATCCCGGGAAAGAGGGATGGTATTTCCGGATTGCGGCAAGGATCAATGCGAGGGAGGGGAGGACTCTGGCGTTCATTGTTGCCGTGCTCGACCTCTCGAAGACCATTGATCCCATCATGGTGGAGCGCATCGGGCTGGGTGAGACGGGAGAGACTTATCTCGTGAATAAAGACCGGAAGATCATTTCCGAGTCCAGATTCCTGGACTGGTCCGAGACATACGATCAGAGCTTCGATACCTATGGGATAAGCTCCGTTTTGTCGGAAAAGAAGGGAACGGCCATCTACGAGAACTATATGGGTTGGGAAGTGCTTGGGTCCTACGTCTGGCTGCCGCGTTACCAATGGGGCATTCTCGCCGAGATGGAAGCGGACGAAATCCTTGGGCCGCTCCGATGGATCAAAGCCATCGGCGTTTCCACCACGGTGCTCGTGGGTTTTGTCTGCCTCCTGATGGCCTACCTGGTGAGCAGGCGGGTCTCCATGCCCATTGTCCAGGTCACTGAGGCTGCGGAGAAAATGGCGCAAGGGGACCTGCATCAGCGGATCCCGTTTTCGAGCGAGGATGAAGTCGGGCGGCTTGCCAGGAGTTTCAACCTGATGGCCCAGCAGCTTTCTCAGTCCATTACTTCCCTGAAACAAAAGGAAGAGTCCCTGCAGAAGGCTTACAATGAGCTCATTGCAGCGCAGGAACAGCTCCTGCGCTCCGAACGCATGGCTGCCGTCGGTGAACTGGTCGCATCCGTTGCCCATGAGATGAGGGGGCCCCTCTCTTCCATCAGACTCAACCTACAGATCATGGGGAGGGCCCTGAGGGAAGACGCGGTGCTTCACGAACACTACGAGATCGCCTTCGACCAGGTGATGCAGATGGAGAGGATGTTTTCGGATCTTCTCAACTACAGCAAGCCTCTGGAGCTCCAGAAGAAGGATATCCCCCTGGAGACCCTGATCGACAGGTGCCTCAGGGAGCTCGAAGGTGAATTATCTGTGCGCAGTATCGGGGTGGAGCGAAGCATAGAGCCGGATTTGCCCCCCATTATCGGTGATCCCGACAAGATCGAACAGGTGCTGATCAACGTTTTGAAAAACGCTCTGGAAGCCTCCAGGTCCAATGGGAAAATCCGGGTGTCCGCAACCATGGGAGAAGGCCCTTCGGGTGCCGGAGTCACCATTGCCGTGACCGATCACGGCGCCGGTATCTCTCGCAGGAACCTCAAGACGATCTTTCAACCCTTTTTCACGACAAAGAAGAAGGGAACCGGCCTGGGGCTTGCCATTGTCAAGAAGATCATGGACGCGCACCGTGGGAAGATTTCAGTGGAAAGTGAAGAGGGAAAGGGGACCACAGTGCGACTGAGCCTGCCGGGTGTTGGAGGAGCCCAATGA